GAGATCTTTGCCGCCAAAGATGCCATCGTCGATTATTACAAAGTACAGACGGACCGGCCCACGGCCTCCCTGATCGACAATACCTACATCGACCAGAAAACCAACAGCCAGGTAAGCGTCCATACGTTCTCCTTTGGGGGCAACCTCACCCGGAACAACCTGAATTTCTACCAGGACGGGAACCATATGAATTCCATCCTGAAAGGGGTGACCATCCTGGGCGACAAGCAGCATGTGGACCACCATACGCTGGTACACCACCAGCAGCCGGATTGCGAGAGCCACCAGGATTACAAGGGCATCTTCGGCGACCAGTCCACCGGGGTCTTCAACGGGAAGATCATCGTGGACAAAATCGCCCAGAAGACAAACGCCTTCCAGCAGAACAACAACCTGCTGATCAGCGACAAGGCATCGGTCAATACGAAGCCCCAGTTGGAAATCTTTGCGGACGACGTAAAGTGCTCCCACGGCTGTACGATTGGCCAGCTGGACCAGGACGCGCTGTTTTACCTGCGCTCGCGAGGGATCGGCAAAAAAGAAGCCGAAGCCCTGCTGATGTACGCCTTTGCCAACAACGTGCTGGAAAGCGTCCGCATCCCGGAACTCAAGGGTCGCATCAACCGGTTGATTGCCGAAAAACTCGGGGTGCACCTCGGGTTTGACCTCTAGGTCGGTATCCCGAAATCCGAATCAGCCCAATTTCAATCTGAAAACCACGCGAATGTTCGACGTTGCCCGCATCCGTAACGATTTCCCCATCCTGTCGCGGCAGGTGAACGGGGAGCCGCTCGTCTACCTGGACAACGCGGCCACCTCCCAGACGCCCCGGCAGGTAATCGACGCCATTACGGATTACTATTCCCGCTACAACGCAAATATCCACCGGGGGGTGCATACGCTGTCCCAGGAAGCCACCGATGCCTATGAGCAGGCGCGGATCAAAATCCAGAAGCACTTTAACGCGGCCCATCCCCATGAGATCATCATGACCTCCGGGACGACCCACGGCATCAACCTGGTGGCCCAGGGGTTTACCGGGTTTTTACAGCAAGGCGACGAGGTTTGGGTGTCCGCCATGGAACACCACTCCAACATCGTCCCGTGGCAGATGCTCTGCGAGCGGACCGGGGCCAGGCTTCGGGTGATCCCGATGAACAAAAATGGCGAACTGGAGCTGGACACCTTCCGGGAGGGCCTCTCGGACAAGACGCGCCTGGTTTTTGTGAACCACGTATCCAATGCGCTCGGGACCGTCAACCCGATTGAAGAAATTATTTCCCTGGCGCATGACGCCGGGGCTGCCGTACTCGTGGACGGTGCCCAGGCCGCCCCCCATATCCGGGCAGACCTGCAAGCCCTCGACGCGGACTTCTACACGGTTTCCGCCCACAAACTCTGCGGCCCCACCGGGGTAGGCGCCCTCTACGGCAAGGAATCCTGGCTGGAGAAACTGCCCCCCTACCAGGGCGGGGGCGAGATGATCGAAGAGGTCACTTTTGAGAAAACCACCTATGCCGGGCTGCCCCATAAATTCGAGGCAGGCACGCCAAATATCTGCGGGGGCATCGCCTTCGGCGCCGCCCTGGACTACCTGAACGGAATCGGGATGAAAGCCATAGCGGAATACGAAGCGGAATTACTGGCCTACGCCACGAAAAATCTGAAAACGATTCCGGGCCTGAAAATCTACGGGGAGGCCGCCCGAAAAACCTCGGTGATTTCCTTCAACCTGGAAGGCATCCACCCCTACGACGTGGGGACCATCCTGGACAAATTGGGCATTGCCGTGCGGACCGGACACCATTGCGCCCAGCCCGTGATGGACTTTTACGGCATCCCGGGAACCGTCCGGGCGAGTTTTAGCTTTTACAATACCCGGGAGGAAGCAGACCGGCTGGTAGCCGCAGTGGAAAAGGCCCGGCAGATGCTCGCCTAGGTCTGGCAGGTCCTGGTTTAGGCCCGGCAGATGCCCGCCCAGGCCCGTCTGGATACCGGGGCTCAAAAGACACCTGGCACCAGGGGCTGCACGGGTAAGTTGAATGCCCGGAATTCTATTCGTATTTTTGCAACTATGGAGCAGCAATCAATCCAGGAAATCCAGGACGAAATCGTCGACGAGTTCTCACTCTTTGACGACTGGATGCAGCGCTATGAGTACATGATTGAACTGGGCAAATCCCTGCCGGTCATCGAAGCGCGGTACAAGACGGAAGAAAACCTGATCAAAGGGTGCCAGAGCAAGGTCTGGGTACACGCCGAACTCAGGGACGGCCGGCTGTATTTCACGGCAGACAGCGAGGCGATTATCACCAAGGGGATTATCGCTATCCTGGTCCGGGCCTTTTCGGGCCAGAAGCCCGCGGATATCATTGGCGCGAAAACGGACTTTATCGACGAAATCGGGCTCAAGGAACACTTGTCGCCCACCCGGGCCAACGGCCTGGTGAGTATGATCAAACAACTGAAGCTCTACGCTGTGGCCTACGAGACCCAAATGGAGTCCTGAGCCGGCAGGGAGTTGAAAGGGACCGCCCCCGGGCGCTCCCGCCAAATTCGAACGAACATGGAAGCAAATACAGGTATCGACACACAGGAACTGGGCGAAAAAATCGTCGGGGTCCTCAAGACTATTTATGACCCGGAGATCCCGGTGGACATCTATGAGCTCGGTCTCATCTACGACGTCTTTGTCAACGAGGACCGGGAAGTGAAGATTCTGATGACGCTCACCTCCCCCAACTGCCCGGTGGCCGAGAGCCTCCCGGTGGAGGTGGAGGAAAAAGTGAAGTCCCTGGACCTGGTGGCCGACGCCGAGGTGGAAATCACTTTCGACCCGCCCTGGACCCAGGAGCTGATGAGCGAGGAAGCCAAGCTGGAACTCGGCTTGTTATAACCGGTTCGGCGAAATGCAATTTCGCGTGCCATGCACATTAAATCAATCCCAATGAACGAGGAAAAGGAAATCGTCAACCGGGTTGCCAACAGCCCATTGGTCACCTTTGACCTGGAAGCGCTCTACCCGGAAGGTCCCCGTTTCCGGATCGATATCAGCCAGTGGCTGGAGGAAGGCCTGGTCCTGAGGGAAAAGGCTTTCCGAGAGGCCCTGGGCGCCCATGACTGGACGGTTTACCTGGACGGGTACGTATCCCTGTTTTGCACAACCGACGCCATTGTACCTGCCTGGGCGTATTTGTTGATAACCTCCTACCTGAACCCGTTTGCAAAGCTGGTGGTAGCCGGGCCGCCCGAACTGCTCGAATCGGTTGCCTACCGGGACCTGCTCGAAGCCATGGACCTGGAGCCTTATCGGGATAAGCCCGTGATAATCAAGGGGTGCAGCAAAAAAGAAGTTCCCCAGTCCGCCTACCTCTGGGCCCTGGAGAAATTGCAGGGCGTCGCCCGACACGTCCATTTCGGGGAGGCTTGTTCCTCGGTGCCTATCGTCCGCAGGAAATAATGTTGATAACGTGGGGTGTTTATCAACAATCCGTATTTTAGCTGTTGAAAACACTAACACCAAGCACATGAGAAAATTACTCCTTTCAGCGCTTTGCGCTTTGACGGCAACCGCTGCCTTTGCGCAAACCGAGGCTGAACTCAAGGCCGCCCTGGCCGAGAAAAAAGATTCCATCGCAGCAATCCAGGGCCGGGCCGATGCCATCAAGGCGCAGATCGCTGCCCTGCCCGGTTGGAAAACCGGCGCCTTCGGAACCATCGGAGGTTCCATCTCCAACTTCAACAACTGGTATGCCCAGGGCATTCCGAACAACTCCTCGGGGAATATCGGGTTTACCGTCAACGCCTTTGCCAATTTGCAGGAGGAGAAGTTTTTCTGGAGGAATTCCGGGAATTTAAACCTGAGCTGGGTGAAACTGGACGACGAAGACGACCCCACCGACAACGACGGGTTTCGCAACGCCGTCGACGTATTTAACCTGACCTCCCTCTACGGCTGGAAGCTCAGCGAAAAATTTGCCATTTCCGCCCTGGGGGAGTACCGGACCACGCTCCTGGACAATTTCAACGATCCGGGATATCTGGACCTCGGGGTCGGGGGTACGTGGACGCCACTGGCCAACCTGGTGGTGGTGGTCCACCCGCTCAACTACAACTTTGTCTTCAGCGACGAGGATACCATATTTGAGTCCTCCCTGGGGGCCAAGGTGGTGGCGGATTACACGCGGGACATAGGCGCAATCGCTTTTAAGTCAAATCTTTCGGCCTTTTTGAGCTATGAAGGCAGCGACCTGAATAACTGGACATGGGTGAACTCCTTCAGCTATACGCTCTGGAAAATGATCGGGGTTGGATTCGACTTTGGCCTCCGCAGCAACAAACAGGAAGCCGTCAACTACGCGGTCAATACGCTGGGGGATACAGACGCGGATTTCGATTCCGTGGACAACGACCTGCAGACATACTGGACCCTCGGGCTGAGCTATAAATTCTGATCCGATTCGGACCCGGTTCGGGCAAAAAGAAAAAAGCCCCGGCGCATTGCCGGGGCTTTTTCGTTGGGGTAGGTTATACCATCTGGTTATTTAGCACGTGTTTGTTCAGGCGCGACTTGGGATAAACACTATCACTTAAACACAGTATAAATATAGGAGGTTCCTGCCAAAACCCCGCAAATTATGTTGCCAATTTACAGGAAGGTGTTGTCTGTTGGACGAGCTGTTCGGTATTATCGGTGAACGGTCCGGGCCATCCCCTCACTGGCTGTAGGCGTCCAGGTTTTCCGGATAGAGGAAGTTGTTGTAGGGGAACCGCGTTACGTGAATGTCCCGGACGCGCTGGTAGACGCGTTTGCGGAATTCATCCAGGTTCTCCTTGTTTAGGGCGGAGATAAAGATTGCATCCCCGGACATCCGCTGCATCCAGGTGGCCCGCCATTCGTCAATGGAATAGTGGCGGCTCGTCCGCTCGGTGATCAGGTCGTCCTCCTCCAGGGGTTCCGCCTCGTACAGGTCGATTTTGTTGAAGACCATCAGCGTCTCCTTTTCTGCACAGTCAATCTCGGCCAGAATCTGGTTTACCGAATCGATATGCTCTTCAAAATTCGGATGGGAAATGTCCACCACGTGCAACAGCAGGTCGGCTTCCCGGACCTCGTCGAGCGTACTTTTAAAACTCTCCACGAGTTGGGTGGGCAGCTTGCGGATAAACCCTACCGTATCGCTGAGCAGGAAGGGCAGGTTGCCCAATACCACTTTGCGGACGGTGGTGTCCAGGGTGGCGAAGAGTTTGTTTTCCGCAAACACCTCGCTCTTGCTTACCACATTCATCAGCGTGGACTTGCCCACATTCGTATAGCCCACCAATGCTACCCGGACCAGGGAGCCCCGGTTGCCCCGCTGGGTCTCCATCTGTTTGTCGATCTTGGCGAGCTTCTTCTTGAGCAGGGAGATGCGGTCACGGACAAT
This genomic window from Robiginitalea biformata HTCC2501 contains:
- the hflX gene encoding GTPase HflX, with product MLERKTTEYEKAVLIGIITREQPEEKVNEYLDELEFLTYTAGGEVVGRFVQRIDVPNPKTFIGSGKLEEVQAFVKKEEVGSVIFDDELSPVQQRNIEKQLRCKIIDRTGLILDIFAQRATTSYARTQVELAQYEYLLPRLTGLWTHLERQRGGIGMRGPGETEIETDRRIVRDRISLLKKKLAKIDKQMETQRGNRGSLVRVALVGYTNVGKSTLMNVVSKSEVFAENKLFATLDTTVRKVVLGNLPFLLSDTVGFIRKLPTQLVESFKSTLDEVREADLLLHVVDISHPNFEEHIDSVNQILAEIDCAEKETLMVFNKIDLYEAEPLEEDDLITERTSRHYSIDEWRATWMQRMSGDAIFISALNKENLDEFRKRVYQRVRDIHVTRFPYNNFLYPENLDAYSQ
- a CDS encoding DUF59 domain-containing protein, which gives rise to MEANTGIDTQELGEKIVGVLKTIYDPEIPVDIYELGLIYDVFVNEDREVKILMTLTSPNCPVAESLPVEVEEKVKSLDLVADAEVEITFDPPWTQELMSEEAKLELGLL
- the sufD gene encoding Fe-S cluster assembly protein SufD; translated protein: MDLKDKLLASFMAFENQVDMDHPVHDIRSEAIRNFESKGFPHRKMEAWKYTSLAPLQKVDFSLFPKEDSTLDYREVKQYFLHEVDTYKIVFIDGIYSSYLSETTHDGVDICLMSAALNKPMYRPIIDVYFNKVASREESLTTLNTAFTREGAYIYIPKNKAPRKPVEILHLSTGNEASLLLQPRNLIVVEENAELQVIERHQSLTSNEVLTNSVTEIFAAKDAIVDYYKVQTDRPTASLIDNTYIDQKTNSQVSVHTFSFGGNLTRNNLNFYQDGNHMNSILKGVTILGDKQHVDHHTLVHHQQPDCESHQDYKGIFGDQSTGVFNGKIIVDKIAQKTNAFQQNNNLLISDKASVNTKPQLEIFADDVKCSHGCTIGQLDQDALFYLRSRGIGKKEAEALLMYAFANNVLESVRIPELKGRINRLIAEKLGVHLGFDL
- a CDS encoding aminotransferase class V-fold PLP-dependent enzyme, yielding MFDVARIRNDFPILSRQVNGEPLVYLDNAATSQTPRQVIDAITDYYSRYNANIHRGVHTLSQEATDAYEQARIKIQKHFNAAHPHEIIMTSGTTHGINLVAQGFTGFLQQGDEVWVSAMEHHSNIVPWQMLCERTGARLRVIPMNKNGELELDTFREGLSDKTRLVFVNHVSNALGTVNPIEEIISLAHDAGAAVLVDGAQAAPHIRADLQALDADFYTVSAHKLCGPTGVGALYGKESWLEKLPPYQGGGEMIEEVTFEKTTYAGLPHKFEAGTPNICGGIAFGAALDYLNGIGMKAIAEYEAELLAYATKNLKTIPGLKIYGEAARKTSVISFNLEGIHPYDVGTILDKLGIAVRTGHHCAQPVMDFYGIPGTVRASFSFYNTREEADRLVAAVEKARQMLA
- a CDS encoding DUF3078 domain-containing protein gives rise to the protein MRKLLLSALCALTATAAFAQTEAELKAALAEKKDSIAAIQGRADAIKAQIAALPGWKTGAFGTIGGSISNFNNWYAQGIPNNSSGNIGFTVNAFANLQEEKFFWRNSGNLNLSWVKLDDEDDPTDNDGFRNAVDVFNLTSLYGWKLSEKFAISALGEYRTTLLDNFNDPGYLDLGVGGTWTPLANLVVVVHPLNYNFVFSDEDTIFESSLGAKVVADYTRDIGAIAFKSNLSAFLSYEGSDLNNWTWVNSFSYTLWKMIGVGFDFGLRSNKQEAVNYAVNTLGDTDADFDSVDNDLQTYWTLGLSYKF
- a CDS encoding SufE family protein, whose amino-acid sequence is MEQQSIQEIQDEIVDEFSLFDDWMQRYEYMIELGKSLPVIEARYKTEENLIKGCQSKVWVHAELRDGRLYFTADSEAIITKGIIAILVRAFSGQKPADIIGAKTDFIDEIGLKEHLSPTRANGLVSMIKQLKLYAVAYETQMES
- a CDS encoding DUF2480 family protein, which translates into the protein MNEEKEIVNRVANSPLVTFDLEALYPEGPRFRIDISQWLEEGLVLREKAFREALGAHDWTVYLDGYVSLFCTTDAIVPAWAYLLITSYLNPFAKLVVAGPPELLESVAYRDLLEAMDLEPYRDKPVIIKGCSKKEVPQSAYLWALEKLQGVARHVHFGEACSSVPIVRRK